The Vitis vinifera cultivar Pinot Noir 40024 chromosome 7, ASM3070453v1 genomic interval GAAACGTTCCAATCATTCCAAGAATCTCAACAAGGGGTACAACAAGTAGGAGAACAGGAAGAACAACAAGGAGGCCACCAATTCAGTGGAGACCAACATCAGAAGATCCGAGAGGTCCAAGAGGGTGATGTTTTTGTAGTGTCCACCGGCGTTGGGCATTTTATCTACAACAACGGTAACAACCGGCTCATTTTAGTTTCTGTCATCGACATTAGCAATGATGCCAACCAGCTTGATTTCCAACCCAGAGTATGTAGAGAAACACTAAATAAACGTAGAATTACCAGAACATATACGTATGATCAGAGTACTAATTGATGGATTGATCTGTATTAATTCTAGAGGTTCTATCTTGCCGGGAGCCCACAAAATGAATTCCAGCAGCAACGCAGTGAGGACGCACAGCAACAAGAACAAGGAcaagaacaagaacaagaagGTAGTCAGGGAGGTCCACAGGAGAGCTCTGGTAGCAACGTATTTATTGGCTTCAATGCAGAGCGTTTGGCAGAGGCATTTAATGTGGATGCCCAGCTAATAAGGAAGCTTCAGGGCCAAAATGACAGTAGGGGCAACATAGTGAGAGTGGAAGGAGGCCTGCAGGCAGTGTTTCCACAAAGGGGACAAGAGGAACAAGGATCAGAACAACAAGAAGATCGCCTACATGCTCACGGGAATGGCTTTGAAGAGATCATATGCAGCTTGAGGCTCAAACAAAATATCGGTGAACCAAGGCGAGCAGACGTCTACACCCCACTAGGTGGACGCATCGGCGGCATCACATCTTTTGATCTTCCAATCCTAAAAGGGATTGTTAAGTTGAGTGCGCGCAGAGCATTTCTTTACAAGGTGTGATATATTTCAATGGTATATACTGCTAAACTGCGGATGAAATTAGAACAATTAGCTATATGCTCTTCAAATGTTCATTCCATAAATTGGTGCTTAAAAATGCAGGGCGCTATGCTGCTACCACACTACGACATGAATGCCCACAGTATAATCTACGCAATAAGGGGCAGTGCCAagttccaaattgtccaaaaccAAGGCCGCACTGTGTTCAATGACGTAGTCACGGCAGGTCGGGTGATCGTTGTTCCACAGAACTTCGCCCTTATGATGAAAGCAGGCGATTCTGGTTTTGAATTTGTGGCGATCAAGACCGATGAAAATGGGATGATTAATACTCTGGCAGGCGATCTTTCGCTCATCCGTGCCATGCCAGTGAAAGCCATTGCCAGCGCCTACCAGATATCTGAAGAACAGGCTAAGGAGTTGAAGTTTAACAGGATGGAGGCCAGCATAGCTCCTGGAAGATTTAGGTCAGAAAGTGCTTAATGCGTTAATGGAGTATGCATGCAAGATTGTGATATTGACTAGAGAATAACTGGCAATAATGCATAGCCATTTTGTACTACATGTCCTTTCGGCTTAGCACAAACCATTTGATTAGGATCTGTTATCACCCTGATTTCGGGTGACCCGAAACCCGACTCAAGGTAGAGTGTGCGTTATTTCAATCCATTTATATATACATCTCAATAAAAGAATCCAGAATAAGTACTCCAATACAAACCTCCTTGCAACAAATTAATGCATTAATCTtacataaataaacaaaagactGTATCCTTCAAATTAGAGCATGTTTTTGGATGGTCCCTCTCGCAACGTTGATTGTATAGGACCATTCTCTACgtctaaaaataaataggagaatAGGATGAGCAAAAGCACATTGCTTAATAGGATGCTTTGCACCATGGGAGGTGCAATAAACGTCAATGTACTCAAAATAGAAGTACACAACgcaatcatatatttatttgtgcGGATTATCTATCtacctatatatataattgaaactTTAGGGAAAATAGTGAAACAAACGATGGTAGTTGCTTCGTCAAATTCATAAAAAGTACGTTTTGATGATTCATAAAGCAACTTGTAAATGTGTATAATTAATCGAAACGATTTTTCCTATTGGATTCATTGTAATTGTTACAATAGGTTGGTTTGCCTTTTATATAGTGGTGCATGTTGACTTCCTAAGTCAATTTTGGTGACGATTGCAACTTTTTAGCTAGATTCCAAATTAGGAATCACGAGTTTTGTCGGTATAGACATTCCAATGATTAGGTAGGGATTCACGAAGGTACCTCTCTGCGCATAATACCTAACGTTGTCTCATTTTGAGATATAGGATTGGAATGGATTGCTTCGTTCAAAGGGTACTGGTTGACAAATACCTATTTTTGGTATTACCAATTAAGATACATAATTTAGTATATTCTAAAATcatgtaaactataatttataaaaaataagccAAAAAGCATTAAATGAACACCATATTGCATATATTGTATAAATCAAAAGAGGACACATTAAAGGTGATTGAATCAAAAGAGGATGTAAAATGTTGTAGTAGTCTAagaacattgaaaaaaattgtactatttttattttactaagaTTTTTCTATAGGTTTTTCCCTAACAAGGTTATAATGAAACATTTTCTCCTAATATGATGGTCTAAATTCTCATGAGAGTTTGTGAATTACTATGTAATTATTACTTGTGAGGATGGTTGGGTTACTCAtagaataatataatataatccATTATCCTTAAGTCATGCTTAGttggataaaataaaataaaaaaataagatattatatCATGTCTTGTATTTGATTGATAATGGAATATGATAAGTTATCTTATTACTTAATTCGATTTTATGTTCAATTAAATATAGGATAAAATAAGTGGTAagatatattattctttttatttttatttttattttattttatttatcatttctaCATGAGATATATTGATCTCATTTTAAGATATGGAATATGCATATCccatgtatcataaatttatttatttttatcaattttttttt includes:
- the LOC100253171 gene encoding 11S globulin seed storage protein Jug r 4, giving the protein MGKSLCLSLCFLVLFHGCICIAQQQQERQQNKCRISRLSAQEPSNRIQSEAGVTEIYDHNNQQLQCAGVAVVRYIIKPRGLLLPSYLNAPQLMYFIQGRGLQGIMISGCPETFQSFQESQQGVQQVGEQEEQQGGHQFSGDQHQKIREVQEGDVFVVSTGVGHFIYNNGNNRLILVSVIDISNDANQLDFQPRRFYLAGSPQNEFQQQRSEDAQQQEQGQEQEQEGSQGGPQESSGSNVFIGFNAERLAEAFNVDAQLIRKLQGQNDSRGNIVRVEGGLQAVFPQRGQEEQGSEQQEDRLHAHGNGFEEIICSLRLKQNIGEPRRADVYTPLGGRIGGITSFDLPILKGIVKLSARRAFLYKGAMLLPHYDMNAHSIIYAIRGSAKFQIVQNQGRTVFNDVVTAGRVIVVPQNFALMMKAGDSGFEFVAIKTDENGMINTLAGDLSLIRAMPVKAIASAYQISEEQAKELKFNRMEASIAPGRFRSESA